One stretch of Mangifera indica cultivar Alphonso chromosome 9, CATAS_Mindica_2.1, whole genome shotgun sequence DNA includes these proteins:
- the LOC123226514 gene encoding probable prolyl 4-hydroxylase 7: MGSFYFLLLSLCFFLVSPDPSNSVKIPDLLSDKERHGSVLSLKRKAIFDPTHVTQLSWSPRAFIYRGFLTDEECDHLINLAKDKLEKSMVADNESGKSIESEVRTSSGMFLNKSQDEVIAAIEDRIAMWTFLSQENGESIQILHYENGQKYEPHFDYFHDKVNQELGGHRIATVLMYLSSVQKGGETVFPDAEGKSSQPKDDSWSDCAKQGYAVKPRKGDALLFFSLHPDATTDPSSLHGSCPVIKGEKWSATKWIHVRSFDKAEKVPVGCDDEDMNCPLWAKEGECRKNPSYMVGTETSPGYCRKSCNVCTSSTASS, encoded by the exons ATGGGTtcgttttattttcttttactatcTCTCTGTTTCTTCCTCGTTTCCCCTGATCCTTCAAACTCTGTGAAAATTCCCGATTTGCTCAGTGACAAAGAAAG GCATGGATCAGTTCTTAGTTTGAAGAGGAAGGCTATATTTGATCCTACACATGTCACTCAGCTTTCATGGAGTCCGAG GGCTTTTATATATAGAGGCTTCTTGACAGATGAGGAGTGTGATCATCTTATTAATCTG GCAAAGGATAAGCTTGAGAAGTCGATGGTTGCGGATAATGAGTCAGGAAAGAGCATAGAAAGTGAAGTTCGAACGAGTTCTGGCATGTTTCTTAACAAATCTCAG GATGAAGTAATTGCTGCTATTGAGGACAGAATTGCTATGTGGACGTTTCTTTCTCAAG AAAATGGGGAATCCATTCAAATACTCCACTACGAGAATGGCCAAAAGTATGAACCTCATTTTGACTATTTCCATGACAAGGTCAATCAAGAGCTGGGTGGCCACCGAATTGCCACAGTGTTGATGTATTTGTCTAGTGTCCAGAAGGGTGGAGAAACTGTCTTTCCTGATGCAGAG GGAAAATCGTCTCAGCCAAAGGATGATAGCTGGTCTGACTGTGCTAAACAAGGCTATGCAG TGAAACCCAGGAAAGGTGATGCCTTGTTGTTCTTCAGTCTTCATCCAGATGCAACTACAGATCCAAGCAGCTTGCATGGGAGCTGCCCAGTCATCAAGGGTGAGAAGTGGTCTGCAACCAAGTGGATTCATGTCAGGTCCTTTGACAAAGCAGAGAAGGTGCCAGTCGGTTGTGATGATGAGGATATGAACTGTCCTCTGTGGGCAAAGGAGGGTGAGTGCAGAAAGAACCCTAGTTATATGGTGGGCACGGAAACCTCTCCTGGATACTGTCGAAAGAGTTGCAATGTATGCACATCATCAACAGCATCCTCATAG
- the LOC123224871 gene encoding uncharacterized protein LOC123224871 yields MASLQRSSVSFRRQGSSGRIWNDLHILDPKTGIAVPTATCVKQGDNKHLPNIDTNGEGNLHQNNHIDSYSPGTPIPPSPSENEAVSDKKVQGCGFSALFGRCSRG; encoded by the coding sequence ATGGCATCATTGCAAAGATCCTCTGTTTCCTTCAGGAGACAGGGTTCATCCGGGCGCATATGGAATGATCTACATATTCTTGATCCTAAAACGGGCATCGCAGTTCCTACTGCAACTTGTGTTAAACAGGGTGATAATAAGCATCTTCCAAACATTGATACTAATGGAGAGGGGAATCTGCACCAGAATAATCACATTGATTCTTACAGTCCTGGAACACCAATACCTCCATCTCCTTCAGAAAATGAGGCTGTTTCTGATAAAAAGGTTCAAGGTTGTGGTTTTTCTGCACTTTTTGGACGATGTAGTAGAGGGTAG
- the LOC123224870 gene encoding agamous-like MADS-box protein AGL21, with the protein MGRGKLVMELIEKEKARMITYQKRKKGLKKKAQEFSTLCGVPTCLIIYGPKMQNQPAELDFWPKEREEVMEVINLYREKAFSAHGIRPQSLIDFFLSRKRKVDDKIAKLCKANLEAKFPRWDGRFDGFSVDQLKVLVSICDTKIEVARRRIEVLKTEQNLMEVSETGALVGFSNSNQHSQVLFPLSAVKQLDLPVAPYYPSVQVPFHCDNPLAAMLNGDDHTQFGGLMSGNVATYTQQQLQHPMYFDPIPTSAMLDNMMFNNPRAVCLHGKTMQPIPPFDRFTVLPSNSSHMLGSQFNELYSDTNGFGIKTERDRLQNFQV; encoded by the coding sequence ATGGGGCGCGGAAAACTCGTAATGGAATTGATTGAGAAGGAAAAGGCTCGTATGATAACCTATCAAAAGAGGAAGAAGGGTTTGAAAAAGAAGGCTCAAGAGTTCTCCACTTTATGTGGAGTCCCTACTTGCCTCATAATCTATGGTCCAAAAATGCAGAATCAACCAGCAGAGTTGGATTTTTGGCCCAAGGAGCGAGAAGAAGTGATGGAAGTTATCAACTTGTACAGGGAGAAGGCTTTTTCAGCACATGGAATCAGACCTCAGAGTTTGATTGATTTCTTTTTGAGTCGAAAGAGAAAAGTTGATGACAAGATTGCTAAACTTTGCAAGGCTAATCTGGAGGCTAAATTCCCCAGATGGGATGGTCGTTTTGACGGTTTTTCTGTTGATCAACTTAAAGTACTAGTCTCTATATGTGACACTAAAATTGAAGTTGCCAGAAGGAGAATTGAGGTGTTAAAAACTGAACAAAATTTGATGGAAGTTTCTGAAACAGGTGCTTTGGTTGGATTCAGCAATTCTAATCAACATAGTCAAGTTTTGTTCCCATTGTCTGCTGTGAAGCAACTTGACTTGCCAGTGGCCCCTTATTATCCATCTGTTCAAGTACCATTTCATTGTGATAATCCATTGGCTGCAATGTTGAACGGCGATGATCATACACAATTTGGTGGCTTGATGAGTGGCAATGTGGCAACATACACTCAACAGCAACTGCAGCACCCTATGTATTTTGATCCAATTCCAACATCTGCAATGCTAGACAACATGATGTTCAACAATCCCAGAGCTGTGTGCCTTCATGGCAAAACTATGCAGCCGATTCCGCCTTTTGATAGGTTTACTGTTCTACCAAGTAATTCTTCTCACATGCTTGGCTCTCAATTCAACGAACTGTACAGCGACACCAATGGGTTCGGAATTAAGACTGAAAGAGACAGGCTGCAGAACTTTCAGGTTTGA
- the LOC123224868 gene encoding uncharacterized protein LOC123224868 isoform X2 encodes MGACTSTLLKKKKKKNVKGKKTTKRNVSSRKIEKKLTFQGSIDSAWFDSRSALESELDEEFHSVHDEFASVNGGGILSPKRLSSSGTPKSKRKGLAKLSSLSKLSFKLRDGHGNPPLVSPKALTQRPLAGSSTTFCPIDKNMPDSWSPIAPSSFKVRAQNFFRDKKKDFAPNYAAFCPFGVDVFLSPRKIDHIARFVELPVMNSHEDIPSILVVNVQMPLYPATVFQSENDGEGMNLVLYFKLSESYSKELPLHFQENFIRIINDEVERVKSFPIDTISPFRERLKLLGRIANIEDLHLSATEKKLLNAYNEKPVLSRPQHEFYLGGNYFEIDIDMHRFSYIARKGFEAFQDRFKLCTVDFSLTIQENKAENLPENILCCVRLNKIDHTNQQYHRLGP; translated from the exons ATGGGAGCTTGTACATCAACattgttaaagaagaagaagaagaagaacgtGAAGGGAAAGAAAACCACAAAGCGCAATGTTTCTTCTCGTaaaattgagaagaaattaACTTTTCAAG GAAGTATAGATTCAGCTTGGTTTGATTCTCGTTCAGCTTTGGAGTCTGAGTTGGATGAAGAATTTCACAGTGTTCATGATG AGTTTGCGTCTGTCAATGGGGGCGGCATTTTGTCTCCAAAAAGATTGTCAAGTTCAGGGACACCGAAATCAAAGAGGAAAGGACTTGCAAAACTTTCGTCACTTTCAAAACTTTCCTTTAAATTGAGGGACGGACATGGCAATCCACCATTAG TTTCACCTAAGGCCCTTACACAAAGACCACTCGCCGGTTCCTCGACTACATTTTGCCCCATAGACAAAAATATGCCTGATTCTTGGTCACCTATTGCACCTAGTAGTTTTAAAGTCCGGGCACAGAACTTCTTTAG AGATAAGAAGAAAGATTTTGCTCCCAATTATGCTGCATTTTGCCCCTTTGGTGTTGATGTCTTCTTATCCCCACGGAAAATTGATCACATAGCTCGTTTTGTAGAACTTCCTGTTATGAATTCACATGAAGATATCCCTTCAATTCTTGTTGTCAATGTCCAG ATGCCGTTATATCCCGCCACTGTCTTTCAAAGTGAAAATGATGGGGAAGGAATGAATTTGGTGTTGTACTTCAAGTTATCTGAAAGTTACTCAAAGGAGCTGCCACTACATTTCCAAGAAAATTTCATT AGGATAATCAACGATGAAGTGGAGAGGGTCAAAAGTTTCCCTATAGATACGATTTCCCCTTTTAGGGAAAGGTTGAAACTCTTGGGCCGAATTGCAAACATTGAAGATCTTCATTTGAGTGCAACTGAGAAGAAGCTTCTGAATGCATATAATGAAAAGCCTGTTTTATCGCGTCCTCAACATGAATTTTACTTG GGAGGAAACTACTTTGAGATTGATATTGACATGCACAGATTTAGCTACATTGCTCGGAAAGGTTTCGAAGCATTTCAGGACAGATTTAAGCTCTGTACTGTGGATTTCAGCCTAACAATTCAG GAAAATAAAGCGGAAAATTTGCCAGAAAATATCTTATGTTGCgtaagattaaataaaatcgACCACACTAATCAACAGTATCACCGACTTGGCCCGTAG
- the LOC123224868 gene encoding uncharacterized protein LOC123224868 isoform X4 — protein sequence MGACTSTLLKKKKKKNVKGKKTTKRNVSSRKIEKKLTFQDSAWFDSRSALESELDEEFHSVHDEFASVNGGGILSPKRLSSSGTPKSKRKGLAKLSSLSKLSFKLRDGHGNPPLVSPKALTQRPLAGSSTTFCPIDKNMPDSWSPIAPSSFKVRAQNFFRDKKKDFAPNYAAFCPFGVDVFLSPRKIDHIARFVELPVMNSHEDIPSILVVNVQMPLYPATVFQSENDGEGMNLVLYFKLSESYSKELPLHFQENFIRIINDEVERVKSFPIDTISPFRERLKLLGRIANIEDLHLSATEKKLLNAYNEKPVLSRPQHEFYLGGNYFEIDIDMHRFSYIARKGFEAFQDRFKLCTVDFSLTIQENKAENLPENILCCVRLNKIDHTNQQYHRLGP from the exons ATGGGAGCTTGTACATCAACattgttaaagaagaagaagaagaagaacgtGAAGGGAAAGAAAACCACAAAGCGCAATGTTTCTTCTCGTaaaattgagaagaaattaACTTTTCAAG ATTCAGCTTGGTTTGATTCTCGTTCAGCTTTGGAGTCTGAGTTGGATGAAGAATTTCACAGTGTTCATGATG AGTTTGCGTCTGTCAATGGGGGCGGCATTTTGTCTCCAAAAAGATTGTCAAGTTCAGGGACACCGAAATCAAAGAGGAAAGGACTTGCAAAACTTTCGTCACTTTCAAAACTTTCCTTTAAATTGAGGGACGGACATGGCAATCCACCATTAG TTTCACCTAAGGCCCTTACACAAAGACCACTCGCCGGTTCCTCGACTACATTTTGCCCCATAGACAAAAATATGCCTGATTCTTGGTCACCTATTGCACCTAGTAGTTTTAAAGTCCGGGCACAGAACTTCTTTAG AGATAAGAAGAAAGATTTTGCTCCCAATTATGCTGCATTTTGCCCCTTTGGTGTTGATGTCTTCTTATCCCCACGGAAAATTGATCACATAGCTCGTTTTGTAGAACTTCCTGTTATGAATTCACATGAAGATATCCCTTCAATTCTTGTTGTCAATGTCCAG ATGCCGTTATATCCCGCCACTGTCTTTCAAAGTGAAAATGATGGGGAAGGAATGAATTTGGTGTTGTACTTCAAGTTATCTGAAAGTTACTCAAAGGAGCTGCCACTACATTTCCAAGAAAATTTCATT AGGATAATCAACGATGAAGTGGAGAGGGTCAAAAGTTTCCCTATAGATACGATTTCCCCTTTTAGGGAAAGGTTGAAACTCTTGGGCCGAATTGCAAACATTGAAGATCTTCATTTGAGTGCAACTGAGAAGAAGCTTCTGAATGCATATAATGAAAAGCCTGTTTTATCGCGTCCTCAACATGAATTTTACTTG GGAGGAAACTACTTTGAGATTGATATTGACATGCACAGATTTAGCTACATTGCTCGGAAAGGTTTCGAAGCATTTCAGGACAGATTTAAGCTCTGTACTGTGGATTTCAGCCTAACAATTCAG GAAAATAAAGCGGAAAATTTGCCAGAAAATATCTTATGTTGCgtaagattaaataaaatcgACCACACTAATCAACAGTATCACCGACTTGGCCCGTAG
- the LOC123224868 gene encoding uncharacterized protein LOC123224868 isoform X3 has product MGACTSTLLKKKKKKNVKGKKTTKRNVSSRKIEKKLTFQDSAWFDSRSALESELDEEFHSVHDAEFASVNGGGILSPKRLSSSGTPKSKRKGLAKLSSLSKLSFKLRDGHGNPPLVSPKALTQRPLAGSSTTFCPIDKNMPDSWSPIAPSSFKVRAQNFFRDKKKDFAPNYAAFCPFGVDVFLSPRKIDHIARFVELPVMNSHEDIPSILVVNVQMPLYPATVFQSENDGEGMNLVLYFKLSESYSKELPLHFQENFIRIINDEVERVKSFPIDTISPFRERLKLLGRIANIEDLHLSATEKKLLNAYNEKPVLSRPQHEFYLGGNYFEIDIDMHRFSYIARKGFEAFQDRFKLCTVDFSLTIQENKAENLPENILCCVRLNKIDHTNQQYHRLGP; this is encoded by the exons ATGGGAGCTTGTACATCAACattgttaaagaagaagaagaagaagaacgtGAAGGGAAAGAAAACCACAAAGCGCAATGTTTCTTCTCGTaaaattgagaagaaattaACTTTTCAAG ATTCAGCTTGGTTTGATTCTCGTTCAGCTTTGGAGTCTGAGTTGGATGAAGAATTTCACAGTGTTCATGATG CAGAGTTTGCGTCTGTCAATGGGGGCGGCATTTTGTCTCCAAAAAGATTGTCAAGTTCAGGGACACCGAAATCAAAGAGGAAAGGACTTGCAAAACTTTCGTCACTTTCAAAACTTTCCTTTAAATTGAGGGACGGACATGGCAATCCACCATTAG TTTCACCTAAGGCCCTTACACAAAGACCACTCGCCGGTTCCTCGACTACATTTTGCCCCATAGACAAAAATATGCCTGATTCTTGGTCACCTATTGCACCTAGTAGTTTTAAAGTCCGGGCACAGAACTTCTTTAG AGATAAGAAGAAAGATTTTGCTCCCAATTATGCTGCATTTTGCCCCTTTGGTGTTGATGTCTTCTTATCCCCACGGAAAATTGATCACATAGCTCGTTTTGTAGAACTTCCTGTTATGAATTCACATGAAGATATCCCTTCAATTCTTGTTGTCAATGTCCAG ATGCCGTTATATCCCGCCACTGTCTTTCAAAGTGAAAATGATGGGGAAGGAATGAATTTGGTGTTGTACTTCAAGTTATCTGAAAGTTACTCAAAGGAGCTGCCACTACATTTCCAAGAAAATTTCATT AGGATAATCAACGATGAAGTGGAGAGGGTCAAAAGTTTCCCTATAGATACGATTTCCCCTTTTAGGGAAAGGTTGAAACTCTTGGGCCGAATTGCAAACATTGAAGATCTTCATTTGAGTGCAACTGAGAAGAAGCTTCTGAATGCATATAATGAAAAGCCTGTTTTATCGCGTCCTCAACATGAATTTTACTTG GGAGGAAACTACTTTGAGATTGATATTGACATGCACAGATTTAGCTACATTGCTCGGAAAGGTTTCGAAGCATTTCAGGACAGATTTAAGCTCTGTACTGTGGATTTCAGCCTAACAATTCAG GAAAATAAAGCGGAAAATTTGCCAGAAAATATCTTATGTTGCgtaagattaaataaaatcgACCACACTAATCAACAGTATCACCGACTTGGCCCGTAG
- the LOC123224868 gene encoding uncharacterized protein LOC123224868 isoform X1, with protein sequence MGACTSTLLKKKKKKNVKGKKTTKRNVSSRKIEKKLTFQGSIDSAWFDSRSALESELDEEFHSVHDAEFASVNGGGILSPKRLSSSGTPKSKRKGLAKLSSLSKLSFKLRDGHGNPPLVSPKALTQRPLAGSSTTFCPIDKNMPDSWSPIAPSSFKVRAQNFFRDKKKDFAPNYAAFCPFGVDVFLSPRKIDHIARFVELPVMNSHEDIPSILVVNVQMPLYPATVFQSENDGEGMNLVLYFKLSESYSKELPLHFQENFIRIINDEVERVKSFPIDTISPFRERLKLLGRIANIEDLHLSATEKKLLNAYNEKPVLSRPQHEFYLGGNYFEIDIDMHRFSYIARKGFEAFQDRFKLCTVDFSLTIQENKAENLPENILCCVRLNKIDHTNQQYHRLGP encoded by the exons ATGGGAGCTTGTACATCAACattgttaaagaagaagaagaagaagaacgtGAAGGGAAAGAAAACCACAAAGCGCAATGTTTCTTCTCGTaaaattgagaagaaattaACTTTTCAAG GAAGTATAGATTCAGCTTGGTTTGATTCTCGTTCAGCTTTGGAGTCTGAGTTGGATGAAGAATTTCACAGTGTTCATGATG CAGAGTTTGCGTCTGTCAATGGGGGCGGCATTTTGTCTCCAAAAAGATTGTCAAGTTCAGGGACACCGAAATCAAAGAGGAAAGGACTTGCAAAACTTTCGTCACTTTCAAAACTTTCCTTTAAATTGAGGGACGGACATGGCAATCCACCATTAG TTTCACCTAAGGCCCTTACACAAAGACCACTCGCCGGTTCCTCGACTACATTTTGCCCCATAGACAAAAATATGCCTGATTCTTGGTCACCTATTGCACCTAGTAGTTTTAAAGTCCGGGCACAGAACTTCTTTAG AGATAAGAAGAAAGATTTTGCTCCCAATTATGCTGCATTTTGCCCCTTTGGTGTTGATGTCTTCTTATCCCCACGGAAAATTGATCACATAGCTCGTTTTGTAGAACTTCCTGTTATGAATTCACATGAAGATATCCCTTCAATTCTTGTTGTCAATGTCCAG ATGCCGTTATATCCCGCCACTGTCTTTCAAAGTGAAAATGATGGGGAAGGAATGAATTTGGTGTTGTACTTCAAGTTATCTGAAAGTTACTCAAAGGAGCTGCCACTACATTTCCAAGAAAATTTCATT AGGATAATCAACGATGAAGTGGAGAGGGTCAAAAGTTTCCCTATAGATACGATTTCCCCTTTTAGGGAAAGGTTGAAACTCTTGGGCCGAATTGCAAACATTGAAGATCTTCATTTGAGTGCAACTGAGAAGAAGCTTCTGAATGCATATAATGAAAAGCCTGTTTTATCGCGTCCTCAACATGAATTTTACTTG GGAGGAAACTACTTTGAGATTGATATTGACATGCACAGATTTAGCTACATTGCTCGGAAAGGTTTCGAAGCATTTCAGGACAGATTTAAGCTCTGTACTGTGGATTTCAGCCTAACAATTCAG GAAAATAAAGCGGAAAATTTGCCAGAAAATATCTTATGTTGCgtaagattaaataaaatcgACCACACTAATCAACAGTATCACCGACTTGGCCCGTAG
- the LOC123225999 gene encoding uncharacterized protein LOC123225999 isoform X4: MGVRPMMEVVKGAAFDILQVASGSPASLRPVCLLDLYSGTGSVGIEILSRGCSEMDPWVVCNVLQPNLEGTGFLDVSSIHTVRFEDFIDRAKQFIVVTIQTLRE; this comes from the exons ATGGGTGTGAGACCAATGATGGAAGTTGTTAAAGGTGCTGCCTTTGATATCCTGCAG GTAGCCAGTGGCTCTCCTGCATCTTTAAGGCCCGTTTGCTTGTTAGACTTGTATAGTGGCACTGGATCTGTTGGTATTGAAATTCTCAGCCGAGGATGTTCTGAG ATGGACCCTTGGGTTGTTTGCAATGTTCTGCAACCAAACTTAGAAGGGACTGGGTTTCTTGATGTTTCATCTATACATACTGTTCGTTTTGAAGATTTCATAGATCGAGCAAAGCAATTTATAG TTGTTACAATTCAAACTTTGCGTGAGTAA
- the LOC123225999 gene encoding uncharacterized protein LOC123225999 isoform X2, which produces MGVRPMMEVVKGAAFDILQVASGSPASLRPVCLLDLYSGTGSVGIEILSRGCSEMDPWVVCNVLQPNLEGTGFLDVSSIHTVRFEDFIDRAKQFIGMIKGIYWICSFIIIYHWEMFS; this is translated from the exons ATGGGTGTGAGACCAATGATGGAAGTTGTTAAAGGTGCTGCCTTTGATATCCTGCAG GTAGCCAGTGGCTCTCCTGCATCTTTAAGGCCCGTTTGCTTGTTAGACTTGTATAGTGGCACTGGATCTGTTGGTATTGAAATTCTCAGCCGAGGATGTTCTGAG ATGGACCCTTGGGTTGTTTGCAATGTTCTGCAACCAAACTTAGAAGGGACTGGGTTTCTTGATGTTTCATCTATACATACTGTTCGTTTTGAAGATTTCATAGATCGAGCAAAGCAATTTATAG GAATGATAAAGGGAATCTACTGGATATGCAgtttcataataatatatcattgggAAATGTTCAGTTAG
- the LOC123225999 gene encoding uncharacterized protein LOC123225999 isoform X1, with translation MGVRPMMEVVKGAAFDILQVASGSPASLRPVCLLDLYSGTGSVGIEILSRGCSEMDPWVVCNVLQPNLEGTGFLDVSSIHTVRFEDFIDRAKQFIGSGVSFKKRYAGFMWTSYEDKRLKIWSDSSGNIWT, from the exons ATGGGTGTGAGACCAATGATGGAAGTTGTTAAAGGTGCTGCCTTTGATATCCTGCAG GTAGCCAGTGGCTCTCCTGCATCTTTAAGGCCCGTTTGCTTGTTAGACTTGTATAGTGGCACTGGATCTGTTGGTATTGAAATTCTCAGCCGAGGATGTTCTGAG ATGGACCCTTGGGTTGTTTGCAATGTTCTGCAACCAAACTTAGAAGGGACTGGGTTTCTTGATGTTTCATCTATACATACTGTTCGTTTTGAAGATTTCATAGATCGAGCAAAGCAATTTATAG GCAGTGGAGTATCCTTTAAGAAAAGATATGCTGGATTCATGTGGACGTCTTATGAAG ATAAAAGATTGAAGATTTGGTCGGACTCATCTGGCAATATATGGACCTGA
- the LOC123225999 gene encoding uncharacterized protein LOC123225999 isoform X3, whose translation MGVRPMMEVVKGAAFDILQVASGSPASLRPVCLLDLYSGTGSVGIEILSRGCSEMDPWVVCNVLQPNLEGTGFLDVSSIHTVRFEDFIDRAKQFIETFSYLMIARACK comes from the exons ATGGGTGTGAGACCAATGATGGAAGTTGTTAAAGGTGCTGCCTTTGATATCCTGCAG GTAGCCAGTGGCTCTCCTGCATCTTTAAGGCCCGTTTGCTTGTTAGACTTGTATAGTGGCACTGGATCTGTTGGTATTGAAATTCTCAGCCGAGGATGTTCTGAG ATGGACCCTTGGGTTGTTTGCAATGTTCTGCAACCAAACTTAGAAGGGACTGGGTTTCTTGATGTTTCATCTATACATACTGTTCGTTTTGAAGATTTCATAGATCGAGCAAAGCAATTTATAG agacattttcatatttgatGATCGCTAGAGCTTGCAAGTAA
- the LOC123225475 gene encoding inactive LRR receptor-like serine/threonine-protein kinase BIR2, producing MRGVCATFLIILMATQMSFSCFVSSAVAEDDIKCLEGVKNSLKDPQGKLSSWSFANSSIGFICKFVGVSCWNDRENRILNLELREMKLSGQFPESLKYCQSMQKLDLSANDLSGTIPAQICTWLPYIVTLDLSNNDLSGSIPPDLGNCTYLNSLILSNNHLSGSIPYELSKLGRLKKFSVADNELSGTVPSNFEAFDKGDFEGNNGLCGGPLDKCGKLSKKNLAIIIAAGVFGAAASLLLGFGLWWWYHLRCVRRTKRRHGFGRDDDSRWAEKLSAHKLVQVSLFQKPLVKVKLADLMAATNNFSAENIIISTRTGTTYKAMLPDGSVLAVKRLNTCKLGEKHFCSEMNRLGQLRHPNLAPLLGFCIAEDEKLLVYKYMSNGTLHSLLHRTGTEMDWPTRLKIGLGAARGLAWLHHGCQPPNLHQNICSNVILVDEDFDARIMDIGLAKLMTSSDESSFVNGDLGELGYIAPELPTTLVASLKGDVYGLGVVLLELVTRQKPLQVSTAEEGSKLSLVDWVTQMSTSGGIKDAVDKAICGKGYDEEIRQFLNIACSCVVSRPKDRLSMYQAYQSLNSIAEKYVSSHRYDEFPLIFVGQDTDTT from the coding sequence ATGAGGGGTGTATGTGCAacgtttttaataattttgatggCAACACAGATGAGTTTTTCATGTTTTGTATCATCAGCTGTTGCTGAAGATGACATTAAGTGCCTGGAAGGTGTCAAGAATTCACTTAAAGATCCCCAGGGGAAGCTGAGTTCATGGAGTTTTGCAAACTCATCAATTGGTTTCATATGCAAGTTTGTTGGAGTTTCATGTTGGAATGACAGAGAAAATCGGATACTAAACCTGGAGCTTCGAGAAATGAAACTGTCAGGACAATTTCCTGAGTCTTTAAAGTACTGTCAAAGCATGCAAAAGTTGGATCTTTCAGCTAATGATTTGTCTGGTACAATTCCTGCTCAAATTTGTACATGGTTACCTTATATTGTCACTCTTGATCTTTCAAATAATGATCTTTCGGGCTCTATTCCCCCTGATCTTGGAAACTGTACTTATTTGAACAGTTTGATTCTTTCAAATAATCATCTTTCAGGAAGTATACCGTATGAGTTGTCTAAGTTAGGTAGGCTTAAGAAATTTTCTGTAGCTGATAATGAACTTTCAGGAACTGTTCCTTCTAATTTTGAGGCATTTGATAAGGGTGATTTTGAGGGAAATAATGGACTTTGTGGGGGGCCTTTAGATAAGTGTGGTAAGTTGAGTAAGAAGAATCTTGCAATTATAATTGCTGCTGGTGTGTTTGGTGCTGCAGCCTCTTTGTTGTTAGGCTTTGGGCTGTGGTGGTGGTACCATTTGAGATGTGTTAGGAGAACGAAGAGGAGGCATGGATTTGGAAGAGATGATGATAGTCGGTGGGCTGAGAAATTGAGTGCTCATAAGCTTGTTCAAGTTTCATTGTTTCAGAAACCACTTGTCAAGGTTAAATTAGCTGATTTAATGGCAGCTACAAACAATTTCAGTgctgaaaatattataatttcaacaAGGACAGGGACTACTTATAAGGCCATGCTTCCTGATGGTTCTGTGCTTGCAGTGAAGCGTCTGAACACTTGTAAACTCGGGGAGAAGCATTTTTGTTCGGAGATGAATCGATTAGGACAGCTGAGGCATCCAAATCTGGCACCTCTTCTGGGGTTTTGTATTGCAGAAGATGAGAAGCTCTTGGTTTATAAGTACATGTCTAATGGAACTTTGCATTCATTGTTGCACAGAACTGGTACTGAAATGGATTGGCCAACCAGATTAAAGATCGGTTTGGGGGCAGCTAGAGGTCTAGCTTGGCTTCACCATGGATGCCAGCCCCCAAACCTGCATCAGAACATATGCTCAAATGTGATTCTTGTCGATGAGGACTTTGATGCACGAATAATGGATATTGGATTGGCTAAGCTAATGACATCCTCAGATGAGAGCAGTTTTGTCAATGGGGATCTGGGTGAATTAGGCTACATAGCTCCAGAGCTTCCTACCACTTTGGTGGCTTCCCTGAAAGGGGATGTATATGGACTTGGGGTTGTGCTTCTGGAGTTGGTTACCAGGCAAAAACCACTCCAAGTTAGTACAGCTGAGGAAGGATCTAAGCTCAGCTTAGTGGATTGGGTCACACAGATGTCTACATCAGGTGGAATCAAGGATGCTGTTGACAAGGCCATCTGTGGAAAGGGATATGATGAGGAAATTAGGCAGTTTCTGAATATTGCTTGTAGTTGTGTGGTTTCTAGGCCTAAGGACAGATTGTCTATGTACCAGGCTTACCAATCATTGAACAGCATAGCTGAGAAATATGTTTCCTCACACAGGTATGATGAATTTCCACTCATTTTTGTCGGGCAAGATACTGATACAACATGA